Proteins encoded together in one Candidatus Poribacteria bacterium window:
- a CDS encoding SMP-30/gluconolactonase/LRE family protein codes for MSTERKWDDSIVRYPDPAIEALDPRFGKYTIGNSVVERLWTGSRWAEGPAWFGDGGYLLWSDIPNNRILKWEESTGDVSVYRKPSNYTNGHTRDRQGRLISCEHGARRVTRTEYDGTITVLMDSFDGKPLNAPNDVAVHPDGHVWFTDPGYGIMLNYEGHVAEFELPTCVYRLNPDTGEATVATDELEKPNGICFSPDYEKLYLVDTGVTHKEGTPRHLFVYDVIDGERLGKQEVFCDTSPGIADGIRCDVDGNLWASAGWVGDGYDGVHVFAPDGTRIGQIHLPEICANLCFGGVKRNRLFMMGSQSLYAVYVEAQGVPYF; via the coding sequence ATGAGTACAGAAAGAAAATGGGATGATTCAATTGTCCGCTATCCGGACCCCGCAATTGAGGCATTAGACCCCCGTTTCGGGAAATATACAATCGGGAATTCTGTCGTTGAACGGTTATGGACAGGCTCGCGTTGGGCGGAGGGACCTGCTTGGTTCGGCGATGGTGGGTATCTGCTCTGGAGCGATATTCCGAACAACCGGATTCTGAAATGGGAAGAATCCACTGGCGACGTGAGCGTCTATCGCAAACCCTCGAACTATACCAACGGACACACCCGCGATCGGCAGGGCAGGCTCATCAGTTGCGAACACGGGGCACGGCGCGTCACACGCACTGAATACGACGGGACAATTACCGTGCTGATGGATAGCTTTGACGGGAAACCGCTCAACGCACCGAATGATGTCGCTGTCCATCCCGATGGGCATGTCTGGTTTACCGATCCCGGATACGGTATTATGCTCAACTATGAAGGACATGTAGCCGAATTTGAGTTGCCGACCTGCGTGTATCGTCTCAATCCTGATACGGGAGAAGCAACCGTCGCGACGGATGAACTTGAAAAACCGAACGGTATCTGCTTTTCACCCGACTATGAAAAACTCTATCTCGTGGATACGGGGGTTACGCATAAAGAGGGAACCCCGCGGCATCTCTTCGTCTATGATGTCATAGATGGCGAGCGGTTAGGCAAACAAGAGGTGTTCTGTGATACATCGCCCGGTATTGCTGACGGTATTCGGTGTGATGTCGATGGAAACCTGTGGGCGAGTGCGGGATGGGTTGGTGATGGATACGATGGCGTGCATGTCTTCGCACCAGACGGAACACGTATCGGGCAAATTCATCTCCCAGAAATTTGTGCAAACCTCTGCTTCGGTGGGGTCAAGAGAAACAGATTGTTTATGATGGGGAGCCAGTCTCTCTACGCAGTTTATGTGGAGGCTCAGGGAGTTCCGTATTTTTAA